Proteins co-encoded in one Xiphophorus couchianus chromosome 16, X_couchianus-1.0, whole genome shotgun sequence genomic window:
- the srrm2 gene encoding serine/arginine repetitive matrix protein 2 isoform X4 — MYNGIGLTTPRGSGTNGYVQRNLSSLRVKRPRDERGGERDEKDRERLESQLNRQPNADILEHQRKRQLEVKCAELQDMMEEQGYSAEEIEEKVNSFRMMLQEKEEPSPTAAQKPTVTETHALAAANQQKNDRLRAAFGISSDYVDGSSFHADRKEKEKEKREQERLEREKLQQQKYILVEDSDDSDSPPKKRSRKKKKKNKNRESSSESSSSSPRKEKKKSKKKKKKREASEDEDDSSSDEKQKVSKKKRRSGSSSPPKAKSGRRRSVSSSSDHSSRSPPPSRSHPKDQTAKNTEGRKGRSPDRRRRGSEERSPRRRAGDGRRSNPEREKEQRRETDKTKRRHDSSSPSPSPEKDRNVDQGRARKSRSKQREREKGQTRSMDMDSRQHSRNLESEKRRRSRSVEVEKRRRSRSVEVEKRRRSRSVEVEKRRRSRSVEVEKRRRSKSVEVDKREQSRNNEKGRRSKSREIRNTEKENVPQRIRREPSSSSSCSPPSPPPPPPPQQETRGERSRVPEREKDGNKHRTMRHDSPSPPPEKEQARRGRSVDKERTSEKDIQSKTRGRNERDVKKGEAQRQDRERQPSPRQQRGDKIPGGRDFPSPILSPSCINGSQIERRQETHKERSTDRHLNKQKEESGEKRRKDGGPSADGRGDGSRPPEKQRSPVREKRREEKLKQTESSSSSSSDSDSDSSSSSSSSSSSSSSSSSEEEDNTDKTASPEQERSIHRKSAPSAIGAAVERFLANGRKESATGSEGDGPRRPHRESGPDKPERERPPLRDPAQDRPSQAKGQDRYSPTQAESRSPSPSPPRRPENNRGRRFSPPEARAGDRAKDKDASKRITRASPNARSPLSPAQRTTTIPPAARTPPRQYQEPPSRFRRTSPPPFPSDRDRDKGREWDRDKGREWDRIVRRSRSRSPRPRSLRRRSGSRPRSPRRRSGSRPRSPRRRSGSRPRSPRRRSGSRPRSPRRRYGSRPRSPRRRSGSRPRRRSGSRPRSPRRRSGSRLRNLRRRSGSRPRSPRRRSGSRPISRPKSPRRRTRSRSRSPRILRRPSPPSRFRRSPSPQQRRRVSRSPSTDRQRERERGRQPERPPTKVASPPQRSSSSSSSSSSSSSSSSSPSPPPDRKEVKPPAERERPLPDDGKLAGRSSSAQAPPRDSPRAAAAPGRRSSPSDPRRPHDAIRRSPAVSQSEGRHPTAGLEGKQSPPATRKDTAVNGKEKASRSSSSSSSSSSSSSSSSSSSSSSSSSSDSSDSEAEQGKGKPEKGRSSQSSSSSSSDEGEAKKNSPARPHRVPADSLRDSRSLSYSPPRHIRAARSSPAPRSAGRRSPRSSSSSRRRK; from the exons ATGTACAATGGTATTGGCCTGACGACTCCTCGGGGCAGCGGCACCAATGGCTACGTGCAGCGCAACCTGTCGAGCCTGCGGGTCAAGAGGCCCCGAGACGAGCGCGGAGGCGAGCGCGATGAAAAGGACCGCGAGCGGCTGGAGAGTCAGCTCAACCGGCAGCCCAACGCCGACATCCTGGAGCACCAGCGCAAGAGGCAGCTGGAGGTCAAATGCGCCGAGCTGCAGGACATGATGGAGGAGCAGgg ATATTCGGCCGAGGAGATCGAGGAGAAGGTGAACAGTTTCCGCATGATGCTGCAGGAGAAGGAGGAGCCGTCTCCCACTGCCGCTCAGAAACCAAC TGTGACAGAAACACACGCCCTGGCTGCAGCCAACCAGCAGAAGAACGACCGTCTTCGTGCCGCTTTCGGCATCTCCAGCGACTATGTGGACGGGTCGTCCTTCCACGCTGACCGCaaggaaaaggagaaagagaagCGGGAGCAGGAACGTCTGGAGCGGgagaaactgcagcagcagaaatacaT CTTGGTGGAAGATTCAGATGACTCAGATTCTCCTCCTAAGAAGCGCAGccggaagaagaaaaagaaaaacaagaacagagaAAG CAGCTCAGAAAGTTCGTCCTCATCTCCTcgcaaagagaagaagaaatccaaaaagaagaaaaagaagcg GGAGGCATCAGAGGACGAAGACGACAG TTCCTCAGATGAGAAGCAGAAAGTgtcaaagaagaaaagaaggagtGGAAGTTCCAGTCCTCCGAAAGCGAAGTCGGGTCGGCGCAGAAGCGTCTCCTCTAGTTCAGATCACAG CAGCAGATCTCCACCTCCATCCAGATCACATCCAAAGGACCAAACCGCAAAAAACACAGAAGGCAGAAAGGGGCGTTCGCCAGACAGGAGGCGCCGTGGTTCTGAGGAGCGCAGCCCACGGCGTCGAGCGGGCGACGGG AGGAGGTCCAATCCTGAGAGGGAGAAAGAGCAACGCCGGGAGACGGACAAGACCAAAAGGAGACATGACTCCTCGTCCCCCTCTCCGTCTccagagaaagacagaaacgtTGATCAGGGGAGAGCAAGAAAATCCAGAAGCAAACAAAGGGAGCGAGAAAAAGGGCAGACCAGGAGCATGGACATGGACTCAAGACAGCACTCCAGGAATCTGGAGTCAGAGAAGAGGAGGCGGTCCAGGAGCGTGGAGGTGGAGAAGAGGAGGCGCTCCAGGAGCGTGGAGGTGGAGAAGAGGAGGCGCTCCAGGAGCGTGGAGGTGGAGAAGAGGAGGCGCTCCAGGAGCGTGGAGGTGGAGAAGAGGAGGCGCTCCAAAAGCGTAGAGGTGGACAAAAGAGAACAATCTAGAAACAATGAGAAGGGGAGGCGGTCAAAGAGTCGAGAAatcagaaacacagagaaggaGAACGTACCTCAGAGGATCAGACGGGAGCCCTCCTCTTCGTCTTCTtgttctcctccttctcctcctcctcctccccctcctcagCAGGAAACAAGGGGGGAAAGAAGCAGGGTCCCTGAGCGGGAAAAAGACGGGAACAAACATAGAACGATGAGACATGactctccgtctcctcctcctgaAAAGGAACAGGCACGAAGAGGAAGGAGTGTAGATAAAGAACGTACAAGTGAGAAGGACATTCAGTCAAAGACAAGGGGACGAAATGAAAGAGACGTCAAAAAAGGTGAAGCTCAGCGGCAGGATAGAGAGAGACAACCGTCTCCTCGCCAACAGAGAGGAGACAAGATACCAGGCGGCCGGGATTTCCCATCGCCAATTTTGTCCCCATCCTGCATCAATGGAAGCCAGATTGAGAGGAGACAAGAAACGCACAAAGAACGATCGACAGACAGGCATTTGAATAAGCAAAAGGAAGAAAGTGGTGAGAAACGTAGGAAAGATGGCGGGCCTTCTGCAGACGGTAGAGGGGACGGGTCCAGACCTCCGGAGAAGCAGAGGAGCCCAGTGAGAGAGAAAAGACGGGaggagaaactaaaacaaacagaaagcagcagtagcagcagcagtgatagCGACAGTGAcagctcctcatcctcctcttcgtcctcatcctcctcctcttcatcttcctctgaGGAAGAGGATAACACCGATAAAACTGCATCACCAGAACAAGAGAGAAGCATTCATAGGAAAAGTGCGCCGTCGGCCATCGGAGCTGCTGTTGAAAGGTTTCTGGCCAATGGGAGGAAAGAAAGCGCCACTGGTTCTGAAGGTGACGGACCCAGACGTCCCCACCGGGAATCTGGACCGGACAAACCCGAGCGTGAAAGACCACCGCTCAGAGATCCCGCCCAGGATCGCCCGTCTCAAGCTAAAGGACAAGATCGGTACAGTCCCACGCAGGCGGAAAGCCGGAGTCCGTCTCCCTCTCCACCCAGGAGACCCGAAAACAACCGAGGTAGGAGGTTCTCTCCGCCTGAGGCCAGAGCTGGGGACAGGGCGAAGGACAAGGACGCTTCCAAGAGAATCACAAGGGCCAGCCCCAATGCCAGGAGCCCACTCTCTCCAGCCCAGAGGACCACTACCATCCCACCAGCCGCCCGCACTCCTCCAAGGCAGTATCAAGAACCCCCGTCCCGGTTCAGAAGAACGTCACCGCCTCCATTCCCATCAGACCGTGACAGGGACAAGGGACGAGAATGGGACAGGGACAAGGGACGAGAATGGGACAGAATAGTCAGAAGGAGCCGGTCCAGAAGTCCTAGGCCCAGAAGTCTGAGAAGACGCAGCGGGTCTAGGCCCAGAAGTCCGAGAAGACGCAGCGGGTCTAGGCCCAGAAGTCCGAGAAGACGCAGCGGGTCTAGGCCCAGAAGTCCGAGAAGACGCAGCGGGTCTAGGCCCAGAAGTCCAAGAAGACGCTATGGCTCCAGGCCCAGAAGTCCCAGAAGGCGCAGTGGTTCTAGACCCAGAAGGCGCAGTGGTTCTAGACCCAGAAGTCCGAGGCGACGTAGTGGGTCCAGGCTGAGAAATCTGAGACGCCGTAGTGGTTCTAG GCCCAGAAGCCCAAGACGGCGCAGTGGGTCCAGGCCTATATCTAGGCCTAAAAGTCCAAGGAGACGCACTAGATCTAGGTCCAGAAGTCCAAGAATCCTCAGACGGCCAAGTCCCCCTAGCAG GTTCCGCCGCTCTCCGTCTCCCCAGCAGCGGCGGCGGGTCAGTCGCTCGCCCTCCACAGACAGgcagagagagcgagagagggGCCGGCAGCCAGAGAGACCACCTACAAAGGTCGCCTCCCCGCCCCAAAGgtcgtcctcttcctcctcctcgtccagttccagctcctcctcttcctcgtctccTTCTCCGCCGCCGGACAGGAAGGAGGTGAAGCCTCCGGCGGAGAGAGAGAGGCCGCTTCCAGACGACGGGAAGCTGGCGGGTCGCTCTTCGTCGGCTCAGGCTCCTCCCAGGGACTCCCCCCGCGCCGCAGCGGCACCGGGCCGGAGAAGCTCACCATCCGACCCGCGCCGGCCTCATGACGCCATCAGGAGGTCACCGGccgtcagccaatcagaaggcaGGCATCCAACGGCTGGTCTCGAAGGGAAGCAGTCGCCGCCAGCGACCAGGAAGGACACTGCTGTGAACGGGAAGGAGAAGgccagcaggagcagcagctccagctcctCTTCGTCGTCCTcgtcttcatcatcatcatcctcctcgtCATCCTCGTCTTCATCTTCAGACAGCTCTGACTCAGAGGCGGAGCAGGGCAAAGG gAAGCCAGAGAAAGGACGAAGCTCCcagtcctcctcttcctcatccagCGATGAAGGGGAAGCCAAGAAAAACAG CCCTGCGCGGCCTCACCGCGTCCCGGCCGACTCTCTCAGAGATTCCCGTTCTCTCAGTTATTCTCCTCCCAGACACATCCGAGCCGCTCGCTCCTCTCCTGCTCCCAG GAGCGCAGGCCGGCGGTCGCCCAGATCCTCGTCCAGCAGCAGGCGGAGAAAATGA
- the srrm2 gene encoding serine/arginine repetitive matrix protein 2 isoform X2 produces the protein MYNGIGLTTPRGSGTNGYVQRNLSSLRVKRPRDERGGERDEKDRERLESQLNRQPNADILEHQRKRQLEVKCAELQDMMEEQGYSAEEIEEKVNSFRMMLQEKEEPSPTAAQKPTVTETHALAAANQQKNDRLRAAFGISSDYVDGSSFHADRKEKEKEKREQERLEREKLQQQKYILVEDSDDSDSPPKKRSRKKKKKNKNRESSESSSSSPRKEKKKSKKKKKKREASEDEDDSSSDEKQKVSKKKRRSGSSSPPKAKSGRRRSVSSSSDHSSRSPPPSRSHPKDQTAKNTEGRKGRSPDRRRRGSEERSPRRRAGDGRRSNPEREKEQRRETDKTKRRHDSSSPSPSPEKDRNVDQGRARKSRSKQREREKGQTRSMDMDSRQHSRNLESEKRRRSRSVEVEKRRRSRSVEVEKRRRSRSVEVEKRRRSRSVEVEKRRRSKSVEVDKREQSRNNEKGRRSKSREIRNTEKENVPQRIRREPSSSSSCSPPSPPPPPPPQQETRGERSRVPEREKDGNKHRTMRHDSPSPPPEKEQARRGRSVDKERTSEKDIQSKTRGRNERDVKKGEAQRQDRERQPSPRQQRGDKIPGGRDFPSPILSPSCINGSQIERRQETHKERSTDRHLNKQKEESGEKRRKDGGPSADGRGDGSRPPEKQRSPVREKRREEKLKQTESSSSSSSDSDSDSSSSSSSSSSSSSSSSSEEEDNTDKTASPEQERSIHRKSAPSAIGAAVERFLANGRKESATGSEGDGPRRPHRESGPDKPERERPPLRDPAQDRPSQAKGQDRYSPTQAESRSPSPSPPRRPENNRGRRFSPPEARAGDRAKDKDASKRITRASPNARSPLSPAQRTTTIPPAARTPPRQYQEPPSRFRRTSPPPFPSDRDRDKGREWDRDKGREWDRIVRRSRSRSPRPRSLRRRSGSRPRSPRRRSGSRPRSPRRRSGSRPRSPRRRSGSRPRSPRRRYGSRPRSPRRRSGSRPRRRSGSRPRSPRRRSGSRLRNLRRRSGSRQRSPRRRSGSRPRSPRRRSGSRPISRPKSPRRRTRSRSRSPRILRRPSPPSRFRRSPSPQQRRRVSRSPSTDRQRERERGRQPERPPTKVASPPQRSSSSSSSSSSSSSSSSSPSPPPDRKEVKPPAERERPLPDDGKLAGRSSSAQAPPRDSPRAAAAPGRRSSPSDPRRPHDAIRRSPAVSQSEGRHPTAGLEGKQSPPATRKDTAVNGKEKASRSSSSSSSSSSSSSSSSSSSSSSSSSSDSSDSEAEQGKGKPEKGRSSQSSSSSSSDEGEAKKNSPARPHRVPADSLRDSRSLSYSPPRHIRAARSSPAPRSAGRRSPRSSSSSRRRK, from the exons ATGTACAATGGTATTGGCCTGACGACTCCTCGGGGCAGCGGCACCAATGGCTACGTGCAGCGCAACCTGTCGAGCCTGCGGGTCAAGAGGCCCCGAGACGAGCGCGGAGGCGAGCGCGATGAAAAGGACCGCGAGCGGCTGGAGAGTCAGCTCAACCGGCAGCCCAACGCCGACATCCTGGAGCACCAGCGCAAGAGGCAGCTGGAGGTCAAATGCGCCGAGCTGCAGGACATGATGGAGGAGCAGgg ATATTCGGCCGAGGAGATCGAGGAGAAGGTGAACAGTTTCCGCATGATGCTGCAGGAGAAGGAGGAGCCGTCTCCCACTGCCGCTCAGAAACCAAC TGTGACAGAAACACACGCCCTGGCTGCAGCCAACCAGCAGAAGAACGACCGTCTTCGTGCCGCTTTCGGCATCTCCAGCGACTATGTGGACGGGTCGTCCTTCCACGCTGACCGCaaggaaaaggagaaagagaagCGGGAGCAGGAACGTCTGGAGCGGgagaaactgcagcagcagaaatacaT CTTGGTGGAAGATTCAGATGACTCAGATTCTCCTCCTAAGAAGCGCAGccggaagaagaaaaagaaaaacaagaacagagaAAG CTCAGAAAGTTCGTCCTCATCTCCTcgcaaagagaagaagaaatccaaaaagaagaaaaagaagcg GGAGGCATCAGAGGACGAAGACGACAG TTCCTCAGATGAGAAGCAGAAAGTgtcaaagaagaaaagaaggagtGGAAGTTCCAGTCCTCCGAAAGCGAAGTCGGGTCGGCGCAGAAGCGTCTCCTCTAGTTCAGATCACAG CAGCAGATCTCCACCTCCATCCAGATCACATCCAAAGGACCAAACCGCAAAAAACACAGAAGGCAGAAAGGGGCGTTCGCCAGACAGGAGGCGCCGTGGTTCTGAGGAGCGCAGCCCACGGCGTCGAGCGGGCGACGGG AGGAGGTCCAATCCTGAGAGGGAGAAAGAGCAACGCCGGGAGACGGACAAGACCAAAAGGAGACATGACTCCTCGTCCCCCTCTCCGTCTccagagaaagacagaaacgtTGATCAGGGGAGAGCAAGAAAATCCAGAAGCAAACAAAGGGAGCGAGAAAAAGGGCAGACCAGGAGCATGGACATGGACTCAAGACAGCACTCCAGGAATCTGGAGTCAGAGAAGAGGAGGCGGTCCAGGAGCGTGGAGGTGGAGAAGAGGAGGCGCTCCAGGAGCGTGGAGGTGGAGAAGAGGAGGCGCTCCAGGAGCGTGGAGGTGGAGAAGAGGAGGCGCTCCAGGAGCGTGGAGGTGGAGAAGAGGAGGCGCTCCAAAAGCGTAGAGGTGGACAAAAGAGAACAATCTAGAAACAATGAGAAGGGGAGGCGGTCAAAGAGTCGAGAAatcagaaacacagagaaggaGAACGTACCTCAGAGGATCAGACGGGAGCCCTCCTCTTCGTCTTCTtgttctcctccttctcctcctcctcctccccctcctcagCAGGAAACAAGGGGGGAAAGAAGCAGGGTCCCTGAGCGGGAAAAAGACGGGAACAAACATAGAACGATGAGACATGactctccgtctcctcctcctgaAAAGGAACAGGCACGAAGAGGAAGGAGTGTAGATAAAGAACGTACAAGTGAGAAGGACATTCAGTCAAAGACAAGGGGACGAAATGAAAGAGACGTCAAAAAAGGTGAAGCTCAGCGGCAGGATAGAGAGAGACAACCGTCTCCTCGCCAACAGAGAGGAGACAAGATACCAGGCGGCCGGGATTTCCCATCGCCAATTTTGTCCCCATCCTGCATCAATGGAAGCCAGATTGAGAGGAGACAAGAAACGCACAAAGAACGATCGACAGACAGGCATTTGAATAAGCAAAAGGAAGAAAGTGGTGAGAAACGTAGGAAAGATGGCGGGCCTTCTGCAGACGGTAGAGGGGACGGGTCCAGACCTCCGGAGAAGCAGAGGAGCCCAGTGAGAGAGAAAAGACGGGaggagaaactaaaacaaacagaaagcagcagtagcagcagcagtgatagCGACAGTGAcagctcctcatcctcctcttcgtcctcatcctcctcctcttcatcttcctctgaGGAAGAGGATAACACCGATAAAACTGCATCACCAGAACAAGAGAGAAGCATTCATAGGAAAAGTGCGCCGTCGGCCATCGGAGCTGCTGTTGAAAGGTTTCTGGCCAATGGGAGGAAAGAAAGCGCCACTGGTTCTGAAGGTGACGGACCCAGACGTCCCCACCGGGAATCTGGACCGGACAAACCCGAGCGTGAAAGACCACCGCTCAGAGATCCCGCCCAGGATCGCCCGTCTCAAGCTAAAGGACAAGATCGGTACAGTCCCACGCAGGCGGAAAGCCGGAGTCCGTCTCCCTCTCCACCCAGGAGACCCGAAAACAACCGAGGTAGGAGGTTCTCTCCGCCTGAGGCCAGAGCTGGGGACAGGGCGAAGGACAAGGACGCTTCCAAGAGAATCACAAGGGCCAGCCCCAATGCCAGGAGCCCACTCTCTCCAGCCCAGAGGACCACTACCATCCCACCAGCCGCCCGCACTCCTCCAAGGCAGTATCAAGAACCCCCGTCCCGGTTCAGAAGAACGTCACCGCCTCCATTCCCATCAGACCGTGACAGGGACAAGGGACGAGAATGGGACAGGGACAAGGGACGAGAATGGGACAGAATAGTCAGAAGGAGCCGGTCCAGAAGTCCTAGGCCCAGAAGTCTGAGAAGACGCAGCGGGTCTAGGCCCAGAAGTCCGAGAAGACGCAGCGGGTCTAGGCCCAGAAGTCCGAGAAGACGCAGCGGGTCTAGGCCCAGAAGTCCGAGAAGACGCAGCGGGTCTAGGCCCAGAAGTCCAAGAAGACGCTATGGCTCCAGGCCCAGAAGTCCCAGAAGGCGCAGTGGTTCTAGACCCAGAAGGCGCAGTGGTTCTAGACCCAGAAGTCCGAGGCGACGTAGTGGGTCCAGGCTGAGAAATCTGAGACGCCGTAGTGGTTCTAGGCAAAGAAGCCCTAGAAGACGAAGTGGTTCTAGGCCCAGAAGCCCAAGACGGCGCAGTGGGTCCAGGCCTATATCTAGGCCTAAAAGTCCAAGGAGACGCACTAGATCTAGGTCCAGAAGTCCAAGAATCCTCAGACGGCCAAGTCCCCCTAGCAG GTTCCGCCGCTCTCCGTCTCCCCAGCAGCGGCGGCGGGTCAGTCGCTCGCCCTCCACAGACAGgcagagagagcgagagagggGCCGGCAGCCAGAGAGACCACCTACAAAGGTCGCCTCCCCGCCCCAAAGgtcgtcctcttcctcctcctcgtccagttccagctcctcctcttcctcgtctccTTCTCCGCCGCCGGACAGGAAGGAGGTGAAGCCTCCGGCGGAGAGAGAGAGGCCGCTTCCAGACGACGGGAAGCTGGCGGGTCGCTCTTCGTCGGCTCAGGCTCCTCCCAGGGACTCCCCCCGCGCCGCAGCGGCACCGGGCCGGAGAAGCTCACCATCCGACCCGCGCCGGCCTCATGACGCCATCAGGAGGTCACCGGccgtcagccaatcagaaggcaGGCATCCAACGGCTGGTCTCGAAGGGAAGCAGTCGCCGCCAGCGACCAGGAAGGACACTGCTGTGAACGGGAAGGAGAAGgccagcaggagcagcagctccagctcctCTTCGTCGTCCTcgtcttcatcatcatcatcctcctcgtCATCCTCGTCTTCATCTTCAGACAGCTCTGACTCAGAGGCGGAGCAGGGCAAAGG gAAGCCAGAGAAAGGACGAAGCTCCcagtcctcctcttcctcatccagCGATGAAGGGGAAGCCAAGAAAAACAG CCCTGCGCGGCCTCACCGCGTCCCGGCCGACTCTCTCAGAGATTCCCGTTCTCTCAGTTATTCTCCTCCCAGACACATCCGAGCCGCTCGCTCCTCTCCTGCTCCCAG GAGCGCAGGCCGGCGGTCGCCCAGATCCTCGTCCAGCAGCAGGCGGAGAAAATGA